The Vulpes vulpes isolate BD-2025 chromosome 10, VulVul3, whole genome shotgun sequence genome has a window encoding:
- the SDS gene encoding L-serine dehydratase/L-threonine deaminase isoform X1: MSQGHTHTQTPTRLASDAGHQLSAMTPGEPLHVKTPIRDSMSLSKVAGTSVYLKMDSAQPSGSFKIRGIGHLCKMWAEQGCEHFVCSSAGNAGMAAAYAARKLGIPATIVVPSTTPALTIERLKNEGAIVKVVGEMLDEAFELAKALAKNNPGWVYIPPFDDPLIWEGHTSIVKELKETLSAKPGAIALSVGGGGLLCGVVQGLQEVGWGDVPVIAMETAGAHSFHAATTAGKLVSLPQVTSVAKALCVKTVGAQALKLFQEHPIFSEVISDQEAVAAIEKFVDDEKILVEPACGAALAAVYSRVVQKLQGEGKLQAPLSSLVVIVCGGSNISLSQLRALKEQLGMNGLPK, translated from the exons AtgtcccaaggtcacacacacacacagacacctaCCCGTCTCGCAAGTGACGCTGGCCATCAGCTGTCAG cgATGACGCCTGGGGAGCCCCTGCACGTGAAGACCCCCATCCGTGACAGCATGTCGCTGTCCAAAGTGGCAGGCACCAGCGTCTACCTCAAGATGGACAGTGCCCAACCTTCAGGCTCCTTCAAGATCCGGGGCATTGGACACCTCTGCAAGATG TGGGCTGAGCAAGGCTGTGAACATTTCGTCTGCTCCTCGG CGGGCAATGCAGGCATGGCAGCCGCCTATGCTGCCAGGAAGCTGGGCATCCCTGCCACCATCGTTGTGCCCAGCACCACCCCTGCCCTCACCATTGAGCGGCTCAAGAATGAGGGTGCCATAGTCAAGGTGGTGGGTGAG ATGTTGGATGAGGCCTTCGAGCTGGCCAAGGCCCTGGCCAAGAACAACCCTGGCTGGGTGTACATTCCTCCCTTTGACGACCCCCTCATCTG ggaaGGCCACACTTCCATCGTGAAGGAGCTGAAGGAGACCCTGAGTGCAAAGCCAGGGGCCATCGCGCTGTCAGTGGGCGGCGGGGGCCTGCTGTGTGGAGTGGTCCAGGGGCtgcaggaggtgggctggggggacGTGCCTGTCATCGCCATGGAGACCGCCGGAGCCCACAGCTTCCATGCTGCCACCACTGCTGGCAAGCTGGTCTCCCTGCCCCAGGTTACCAG tgTGGCCAAGGCCCTGTGCGTGAAGACTGTGGGGGCTCAAGCCCTGAAGCTGTTTCAGGAACACCCCATCTTCTCTGAAGTCATCTCGGACCAGGAGGCTGTGGCCGCCATTGAGAAGTTTGTGG ATGACGAGAAGATCCTGGTGGAGCCCGCCTGCGGGGCAGCCCTGGCCGCCGTGTACAGCCGCGTGGTGCAGAAGCTGCAAGGGGAGGGGAAGCTCCAGGCCCCGCTGTCCTCCCTCGTGGTCATTGTCTGCGGGGGCAGCAACATCAGTCTGAGCCAGCTGCGGGCCCTCAAGGAACAGCTGGGCATGAACGGGCTGCCCAAGTGA
- the SDS gene encoding L-serine dehydratase/L-threonine deaminase isoform X2: protein MTPGEPLHVKTPIRDSMSLSKVAGTSVYLKMDSAQPSGSFKIRGIGHLCKMWAEQGCEHFVCSSAGNAGMAAAYAARKLGIPATIVVPSTTPALTIERLKNEGAIVKVVGEMLDEAFELAKALAKNNPGWVYIPPFDDPLIWEGHTSIVKELKETLSAKPGAIALSVGGGGLLCGVVQGLQEVGWGDVPVIAMETAGAHSFHAATTAGKLVSLPQVTSVAKALCVKTVGAQALKLFQEHPIFSEVISDQEAVAAIEKFVDDEKILVEPACGAALAAVYSRVVQKLQGEGKLQAPLSSLVVIVCGGSNISLSQLRALKEQLGMNGLPK from the exons ATGACGCCTGGGGAGCCCCTGCACGTGAAGACCCCCATCCGTGACAGCATGTCGCTGTCCAAAGTGGCAGGCACCAGCGTCTACCTCAAGATGGACAGTGCCCAACCTTCAGGCTCCTTCAAGATCCGGGGCATTGGACACCTCTGCAAGATG TGGGCTGAGCAAGGCTGTGAACATTTCGTCTGCTCCTCGG CGGGCAATGCAGGCATGGCAGCCGCCTATGCTGCCAGGAAGCTGGGCATCCCTGCCACCATCGTTGTGCCCAGCACCACCCCTGCCCTCACCATTGAGCGGCTCAAGAATGAGGGTGCCATAGTCAAGGTGGTGGGTGAG ATGTTGGATGAGGCCTTCGAGCTGGCCAAGGCCCTGGCCAAGAACAACCCTGGCTGGGTGTACATTCCTCCCTTTGACGACCCCCTCATCTG ggaaGGCCACACTTCCATCGTGAAGGAGCTGAAGGAGACCCTGAGTGCAAAGCCAGGGGCCATCGCGCTGTCAGTGGGCGGCGGGGGCCTGCTGTGTGGAGTGGTCCAGGGGCtgcaggaggtgggctggggggacGTGCCTGTCATCGCCATGGAGACCGCCGGAGCCCACAGCTTCCATGCTGCCACCACTGCTGGCAAGCTGGTCTCCCTGCCCCAGGTTACCAG tgTGGCCAAGGCCCTGTGCGTGAAGACTGTGGGGGCTCAAGCCCTGAAGCTGTTTCAGGAACACCCCATCTTCTCTGAAGTCATCTCGGACCAGGAGGCTGTGGCCGCCATTGAGAAGTTTGTGG ATGACGAGAAGATCCTGGTGGAGCCCGCCTGCGGGGCAGCCCTGGCCGCCGTGTACAGCCGCGTGGTGCAGAAGCTGCAAGGGGAGGGGAAGCTCCAGGCCCCGCTGTCCTCCCTCGTGGTCATTGTCTGCGGGGGCAGCAACATCAGTCTGAGCCAGCTGCGGGCCCTCAAGGAACAGCTGGGCATGAACGGGCTGCCCAAGTGA